A stretch of the Zeugodacus cucurbitae isolate PBARC_wt_2022May chromosome 6, idZeuCucr1.2, whole genome shotgun sequence genome encodes the following:
- the LOC105209234 gene encoding uncharacterized protein LOC105209234 isoform X2, whose translation MMKRTRVDEVQYGTRPGPGGVGGSGGGGTSGTIVGTSNPGNTVNIGTVVPGSHSNTSISVGLSGNNATGSIPHHRILIPQHGGAQTIAYLPSTTPTATNMKGSGGMVDSSTSSASSSSHDNSGGASGSTVQLPGGTVVTSGGGVSGTVNAGTVHTQAVQYSSTSYNVSSVSSSVGGSIKTTTEGPVQIHVTGGTGGNVQNSGSQPNSLRTRTISSSQNIAVSAGSTLNAPQPLAVVAPLPTTTGQQQGPPQPGQPQGGPPRLKVEDALSYLDQVKFQYADQPQIYNNFLDIMKEFKSHCIDTPGVIQRVSTLFKGHTELIYGFNMFLPAGYKIEIHSDELGVSVPVVSMPSASPNSLHSSIANIPGSVGNIQTPLLHKSNQSSSSNTSSTIELQQIHGTSSSNASVAVNLMTHGGASLSQTTIHALQSPASQPSPSGPGMAQQHAHVSVSPAPSSVAQIQSVTVAPVSAAHLPQNFSRDRERSSIAQAVVTSSMGGGPPTLNALGELNPQINNAVGSGNVGNSSGNAHHNLHHIQQAHQSLLMGETVGQQNQPVEFNHAISYVNKIKNRFQNKPEKYKKFLEILHTYQKEQKVIKEGSPNQGKTLTEQEVYTQVAKLFGQDEDLLREFGQFLPDATNHQSAQYMTKSHNDHKRPNSNAVISNSVAISAGGGGGHHISIPSASSSPLHLNSGATLSQIGGSTHAAVLGNLSAVNTSVSIKSYNNSQQQSQNHVISTNAVGGRGGDVVYEKDYPHHVTLHSGGGVHLKVIHDGVHHDLNVSTNMRGYEKDTHRSNHHANSGLKYTHTQASNVGGVSGHSTKKSPSYSSGFGSMGGSGNATMGNSRETDRTSIGMNYSHQVLGHLSATRRPAIDDGGSGSGGGGMGGGPPPPKKHKPICKDITFSEASRKCTLSDAAFFDKVRKALRNPDVYDNFLRCLTLFNQEIVSKTELLNLVTPFLSKFPDLLSGFTKFLGQPVSQMSAGGTGGGIGIFGLEEIPLQSAHRQNAGLSNVGAINDRQGNHQGGELAQDIDLTSCKRLGASYCALPQSIVPKKCSGRTALCREVLNDKWVSFPTWASEDSTFVTSRKTQFEETIYRTEDERFELDVVIETNSATIRVLEGVQKKMSRMSPEDLSRFYLDDYLGGTSQTIHQRAIHRIYGDKAGEIIQGLKKNPSVAVPIVLKRLKVKEEEWRDAQKGFNKLWREQNEKYYLKSLDHQAINFKPNDMKALRSKNLFNEIETLYDERHDQDDENGEPITGPHLVLPYKDKTILDDAANLLIHHVKRQTGIQKQEKTKIKHILRQFVPDLFFSARQPLSDDEREDVFPFLIDDNEKMDVDSPTTGNRSERELHASSGGNGKVSRTSSGSGSTSNADTNCGAISGAKTDGNGSHDKNSLNSATEGGNLLENHKNGESNASAVNSNNAGQSVAGDAATTNTLSVSDKATSSKDSNSSALAKGQANNITVVDDANRSSAEGMAKSVSSTISASVTAASENKTLTNSNVSGAAAGDSITSVHKDAAGIALSSNAITQIGLKAVGMKDANEKNNSKAADSTAGTNATTAASTHASDCNSVDAIKVEIKEETPDMDVDIQVPPHAVSKHLDEAYTLFFANNNWYLFLRLHAILCERLCTMYERAQMLAIEEERHRTNRRESTATALRLKPKPEPHVDEYYSVFLEMLKNVLDGNMDSNSFEDSMREMFGIHAYISFTLDKVVSNAVRQLQNCVTERGALECVELFHHEQRRGGAGNYCRDAQKNYANELAYQRKAEASLHEENCFKVYIYKIDCRVTIELLDTEVEETEKPLNKVKSWSKYVDRLANPAANSNNSQNVANISVTSVGSASSNVSGVNNASNANSVGMPSISSNLAGANGGEIKLERMDDDALDAHVTCKARFLKRNKRLACLRADQQTRLQQLKAAATATTNSGSATNALNKTAAAAADASGTIDSTVNSNAASAGNEPHWSWSKRPPERVGSIVVGSGAEKYFVNDRDEIKFNAGGRQVITINKNLQLFKWDSVRRAKLSHSYVTQRKHKLFQRFTQKWLAEHVSEQAQQQCTDWLLGKTVPSSSVNWALKTKVMPQNDVKRTPYRVYNRYKVTFSGSAVNSCADVASGNSGVVGGSRVGGSSTSNSGVGGGGNVPVVDTHATTTATNTTHCNSNVQSQLTSNAATLANAAGPSNAVQASANVAAVTTSSTLTATTEAYKLTATGNSNNNNSNNNNRQLES comes from the exons ATGATGAAACGTACGCGTGTGGATGAAGTCCAATACGGCACGCGACCTGGCCCTGGTGGAGTGGGTGGTAGTGGTGGTGGAGGCACTAGTGGTACCATAGTGGGGACCTCTAATCCGGGTAACACAGTTAATATCGGCACTGTTGTTCCTGGCAGCCACTCTAATACCAGTATAAGTGTCGGTTTGTCAGGAAATAATGCAACTGGTTCAATCCCGCATCATCGCATTTTAATACCGCAACATGGTGGAGCGCAGACAATTGCTTATTtgccatcaacaacaccaacagcgaCGAATATGAAGGGTTCTGGTGGAATGGTAGATAGTAGTACTAGTAGCGCCAGTTCGTCAAGTCACGATAATAGTGGAGGAGCCAGCGGCAGTACAGTACAGTTACCTGGCGGAACAGTGGTTACTTCAGGAGGCGGTGTCTCGGGTACTGTCAATGCTGGAACTGTTCATACACAAGCTGTGCAGTATTCTTCAACTT CCTACAATGTTTCATCAGTATCTTCCAGTGTTGGTGGTAGTATCAAAACAACTACAGAAGGACCCGTACAAATTCATGTAACTGGTGGTACAGGTGGTAATGTGCAGAACTCTGGATCGCAACCAAATTCACTGCGGACACGTACAATCAGTTCTTCTCAGAATATTGCTGTCAGTGCTGGATCTACACTAAATGCACCACAACCTCTCGCAGTAGTAGCACCGTTACCAACAACAACGGGCCAACAGCAAGGTCCTCCACAACCTGGTCAGCCACAGGGTGGTCCTCCTCGCCTTAAAGTGGAGGATGCACTTAGTTACTTGGATCAAGTAAAGTTCCAATATGCTGATCAgccacaaatttataacaattttctgGATATAATGAAAGAATTCAAATCACACTGCATTGATACGCCCGGTGTGATTCAACGAGTTTCAACACTTTTTAAAGGGCACACAGAACTGATTTACGGCTTTAATATGTTCCTGCCAGCCGGTTATAAAATCGAAATACATTCAGATGAATTGGGAGTTTCTGTACCCGTTGTATCAATGCCATCAGCGTCGCCAAACAGCTTGCACAGTAGTATAGCAAATATACCTGGAAGTGTTGGCAATATTCAAACACCATTACTACATAAATCAAATCAGAGTAGTTCAAGTAATACTTCCAGTACTATAGAACTCCAACAAATACATGGCACCAGCAGCAGTAATGCAAGTGTGGCTGTTAATCTTATGACACATGGTGGCGCGTCGTTGTCTCAAACAACAATACATGCACTTCAGTCACCGGCTTCACAACCTTCGCCGAGTGGTCCTGGAATGGCTCAACAACATGCTCACGTATCTGTATCGCCGGCTCCATCGTCCGTTGCCCAAATTCAGAGTGTTACAGTTGCACCAGTGTCGGCAGCACATTTACCACAAAATTTTTCACGAGATCGCGAGCGTTCCAGCATAGCGCAAGCCGTAGTCACCAGTAGTATGGGCGGCGGTCCACCCACACTAAATGCGCTTGGCGAATTGAACCCACAAATAAACAACGCGGTCGGTAGTGGTAATGTCGGTAATAGCAGTGGAAATGCCCATCATAATCTACACCACATTCAACAGGCGCATCAGTCCTTACTCATGGGTGAAACTGTCGGACAACAAAATCAGCCGGTCGAGTTCAATCATGCGATAtcatatgttaataaaattaaa AATCGTTTCCAGAATAAaccagaaaaatacaaaaaattcctTGAAATTCTTCACACGTATCAAAAGGAGCAGAAAGTGATTAAAGAAGGCAGTCCCAATCAAGGGAAAACATTGACCGAACAAGAGGTTTACACACAAGTCGCAAAGCTATTCGGTCAGGATGAAGACCTCCTGAGAGAATTTGGTCAATTTCTTCCGGACGCTACGAATCATCAAAGCGCGCAATATATGACCAAGTCGCATAACGACCACAAACGTCCCAATTCGAACGCAGTAATCAGCAACAGTGTAGCTATAAGTgctggcggcggcggtggtcaTCATATTTCCATACCATCGGCATCAAGTTCCCCGCTACACCTTAATAGTGGCGCAACGTTGTCACAGATTGGTGGTAGTACGCATGCTGCGGTTTTGGGCAACTTATCTGCTGTAAATACGAGTGTGAGCATCAAATCATACAATAATAGCCAACAGCAGTCTCAAAATCATGTCATCAGTACGAACGCAGTAGGTGGCCGTGGTGGCGATGTAGTCTACGAGAAAGATTATCCACATCATGTAACGCTACATTCTGGTGGCGGTGTACATTTAAAGGTGATACATGATGGTGTCCACCACGATTTAAATGTCAGCACAAATATGCGTGGCTATGAAAAAGATACTCATCGCAGCAATCACCACGCCAATAGTGGTttgaaatatacacacacacaagcctCTAATGTTGGCGGCGTTTCCGGCCACTCTACGAAGAAGTCGCCAAGCTATAGTTCCGGATTTGGCTCGATGGGCGGCAGTGGCAATGCGACAATGGGTAATAGTCGAGAAACGGATCGTACATCGATTGGTATGAATTATTCGCATCAAGTGCTCGGTCACTTATCAGCAACGCGTCGTCCAGCAATTGATGATGGCGGTAGTGGCAGTGGTGGTGGCGGTATGGGTGGTGGACCACCACCGCCGAAAAAGCACAAGCCTATTTGTAAGGACATTACGTTTTCAGAAGCTTCACGAAAGTGTACCCTCTCCGATGCGGCATTCTTCGATAAAGTTCGCAAAGCATTACGAAATCCCGATGTATACGACAACTTCCTGCGTTGTCTAACACTATTCAATCAGGAGATTGTGTCAAAGACTGAATTGTTGAATTTGGTAACGCCATTCCTCAGTAAATTCCCAGACCTACTTAGCggatttactaaatttttgggACAACCAGTATCGCAAATGTCTGCGGGCGGTACCGGCGGTGGCATCGGAATTTTCGGTTTGGAAGAAATACCACTGCAATCCGCGCATCGGCAAAATGCCGGCCTAAGTAATGTAGGTGCAATAAACGATCGCCAAGGCAATCATCAAGGCGGTGAATTGGCACAGGATATTGATTTAACCTCGTGCAAGCGACTCGGTGCCTCTTATTGCGCCTTGCCACAGTCCATCGTGCCGAAAAAGTGTTCTGGCCGTACCGCGTTATGTCGTGAAGTGCTAAACGACAAATGGGTGTCATTTCCAACGTGGGCCAGTGAGGATTCAACATTTGTGACTTCACGCAAAACACAGTTCGAGGAAACAATTTACAG GACGGAAGATGAACGCTTTGAATTGGATGTGGTAATTGAGACTAACAGCGCAACGATTCGTGTACTTGAGGGTGTGCAGAAGAAAATGTCCCGCATGTCACCAGAGGATTTGAGCCGATTCTACTTGGACGACTACTTGGGCGGCACCTCACAGACGATACACCAAAGGGCCATACACCGTATATATGGCGATAAGGCAGGCGAAATAATACAAGGTCTGAAAAAGAATCCCTCTGTTGCAGTGCCAATAGTGCTTAAACGTTTGAAAGTAAAAGAGGAGGAGTGGCGCGATGCACAAAAA GGCTTCAATAAGCTGTGGCGTGAGCAAAACGagaagtattatttaaaatcaCTCGACCATCAGGCAATCAATTTCAAACCGAATGACATGAAGGCGTTGCGTTCCAAGAATCTATTTAATGAGATTGAAACCTTATACGATGAG CGCCACGATCAAGATGATGAAAATGGTGAACCCATTACTGGACCACATCTCGTGCTGCCATATAAAGATAAGACAATACTTGATGATGCGGCGAATTTATTAATTCACCATGTAAAGCGTCAGACTGGTATACAAAAGCAGGAAAAGACTAAAATCAAACATATATTGCGGCAATTCGTGCCCGATCTGTTTTTCTCGGCCCGACAACCGTTGAGCGACGATGAACGCGAGGATG TATTCCCATTTTTAATAGATGATAACGAAAAGATGGATGTCGATTCCCCGACAACAGGTAATAGGAGCGAACGTGAGTTACATGCCAGCAGCGGTGGCAACGGCAAAGTTAGTAGAACGTCAAGTGGAAGTGGCAGCACATCGAACGCCGATACAAATTGTGGAGCAATAAGCGGTGCCAAGACCGATGGCAATGGCTCACATGATAAAAATTCGTTAAATTCAGCGACAGAAGGTGGCAATTTGTtggaaaatcacaaaaatggCGAATCAAATGCATCAGCGGTAAATAGTAACAACGCTGGTCAAAGTGTCGCTGGAGATGCTGCTACGACCAACACATTAAGTGTGAGTGACAAGGCCACCTCTAGTAAGGATTCCAATTCATCGGCGCTTGCTAAAGGCCAAGCCAACAATATCACCGTTGTCGACGATGCGAACAGATCATCAGCCGAAGGAATGGCTAAATCTGTATCTTCTACAATATCCGCATCAGTAACAGCTGCGTCAGAAAATAAGACACTAACAAATAGTAATGTGAGTGGCGCTGCTGCGGGAGACAGCATTACTTCTGTGCACAAGGATGCAGCAGGCATTGCGTTGTCATCTAACGCAATAACACAAATTGGTTTAAAAGCTGTTGGAATGAAAGATGCAAATgagaaaaacaatagcaaagcagCAGACAGTACTGCTGGCACAAATGCAACAACTGCCGCCTCAACACATGCCAGCGATTGTAATTCTGTGGATGCAATAAAGGTTGAAATTAAGGAGGAAACACCAGATATGGATGTGGACATACAAGTGCCACCTCATGCTGTCAGCAAACATTTG GACGAGGCGTACACACTTTTCTTTGCCAACAacaattggtatttatttttgcgACTACATGCCATTTTATGTGAGCGCTTGTGTACAATGTATGAACGAGCACAAATGTTGGCCATTGAGGAGGAACGTCATCGCACAAATCGTCGTGAGAGCACTGCGACCGCTTTAAGACTGAAACCGAAACCTGAACCACATGTGGATGAGTATTACTCAGTTTTTCTGGAAATGCTCAAGAATGTGCTTGATGGTAATATGGATTCGAATTCATTCGAGGATTCTATGCGTGAAATGTTTGGCATACATGCGTACATATCCTTTACGCTCGACAAG GTGGTCTCGAATGCTGTTCGACAGCTGCAAAACTGTGTTACAGAACGCGGTGCACTTGAGTGCGTTGAACTGTTCCATCATGAGCAACGTCGTGGTGGCGCCGGCAATTATTGTCGCGATGCGCAGAAGAATTACGCCAACGAATTGGCGTACCAGCGCAAAGCTGAGGCTAGTTTACACGAGGAGAACTGCTTCAAAGTCTATATT taTAAAATTGACTGCCGTGTAACGATCGAGCTGCTCGATACTGAAGTTGAAGAGACTGAGAAGCCTTTGAATAAAGTAAAATCTTGGAGCAAGTACGTCGATCGTTTAGCAAATCCCGCCGCGAACAGCAATAACAgccaaaatgttgcaaatatttcCGTCACAAGTGTTGGCAGTGCGTCAAGTAATGTGAGTGGTGTAAACAACGCAAGTAATGCTAATTCGGTCGGCATGCCGTCTATATCAAGTAATCTAGCGGGTGCAAACGGTGGCGAAATTAAGCTTGAGCGTATGGATGATGATGCACTG GATGCGCATGTAACATGCAAAGCACGCTTCCTCAAACGCAACAAGCGCTTGGCCTGCCTGCGCGCCGATCAGCAGACACGTTTGCAACAATTAAAAGCGGcggccacagcaacaacaaacagcggCAGCGCAACAAATGCACTGAATAAAACTGCTGCTGCAGCGGCTGACGCCAGTGGCACAATAGACAGCACGGTGAATAGCAACGCGGCGTCGGCGGGCAACGAACCACACTGGAGTTGGAGTAAGCGACCGCCAGAGCGCGTGGGCAGCATTGTGGTGGGCAGCGGTGCGGAGAAGTACTTTGTCAACGATCGCGACGAAATCAAATTCAACGCCGGTGGACGGCAAGTGATTACCATCAACAAGAATCTCCAATTGTTCAAATGGGACTCGGTGCGGCGCGCGAAATTG TCCCATTCGTATGTAACGCAACGCAAACACAAACTATTTCAACGTTTCACACAAAAGTGGCTGGCGGAGCATGTTAGCGAACAGGCGCAACAGCAATGCACGGACTGGCTGCTCGGCAAGACGGTGCCAAGCAGTAGTGTCAACTGGGCGCTGAAAACCAAGGTGATGCCACAAAACGATGTGAAACGCACGCCATATCGCGTTTACAACCGTTATAAAGTGACATTCAGCGGCAGTGCGGTGAACAGTTGTGCCGATGTTGCTAGTGGCAACAGTGGCGTCGTTGGCGGTAGCCGCGTGGGTGGCAGTAGTACTAGTAAtagtggtgttggtggtggtggtaatgTGCCGGTAGTGGACACGCAtgccacaacaacagcgacGAACACAACGCACTGCAATAGCAACGTACAATCGCAGTTGACCTCGAACGCTGCCACATTAGCCAATGCAGCAGGTCCAAGCAATGCAGTGCAGGCGAGTGCAAACGTCGCGGCGGTGACGACATCGTCGACGTTAACAGCCACAACAGAAGCATACAAGCTGACGGCAACAggtaatagcaataacaacaacagcaataacaacaatcgaCAATTGGAAAGCTGA